In the Pongo abelii isolate AG06213 chromosome 9, NHGRI_mPonAbe1-v2.0_pri, whole genome shotgun sequence genome, CtaaaatgaattggaaaagaaaaatcctgtATTTGGTTTTCATGTTCTTAACTTGGCTCCTCTGGAGAGAGCACTCTCCTCCTAGTTATAGAGAGAGACGTTTTTATAACCAGCTCTGGTTTTTTTCTCCCAGATGACAAGAGCAAGCTTAGCACTGGATAGTAAGTTGTAGTTTCACAGAAAATACAATCTGGATACCAGTTTGACACGTTTCAATTTAAGTTATTTTCAGTTGTCTACTAATGAAGGTGGCCTCTTAAAAgggccacttgagcccaggtgaggtggctcacacctgtaatcccagcactctgggaggccgaggcgggggtggatcacctaaggtcaggagttcaagactagcctggtcaacatggtgaaaccctgtctctactaaaaatacaaaaattagctaggtatggtggcacacacctgtaatcccagctactcaggaggctgaggcaggagaatcacttgaacccagaggcagaggttgcagtgagtcaagaccgtgccaccgcactctagcctgggcagcagagcaagactcagtctcaaaaatgaacaaaccaacaaaaaagtgCCACTTGAACATCTTTTGAACCTTTATTTCTATATGTTAATGGCTGCCATTGAGGCTTTTTGCATTGTATGACTTCTAAAAGGAAGTAGCGGAATCTGAGTTTACCTTACTCTTTCAGGATCTGTTTCCTTTCTACAGCCAGCAGTGAACTCAATTTATTTCCCTAGCACACACAGTTTGTATTGGAAGACCTAAAGAAGCTATTCCCAAATAACAATCAGGCAGCTTAATTGGGAAGAATATGTGAGAGTTCaggtgtcttgttttttttttttccgtataTGTAAACAAGCATTAAGTCAGACTACTACTCTGTATTAGCTACCTCCCCAATCTTTTCTGGATCATGGCACTTGACAGGCGCTCAGAAATTAAGACCCCAAGTTTCCCACTTCTCAGCATTTTAATGCTCTTTTCTGTTACAGCtttcaaaataaaacacttttattgGGCTGGTTTTCTGGAAGATGTTGGCAACAAACTTCAGTAACTTTTGGAAGTCTCAGGAAATCTTTTTAAGCTTTTGGCCTGTCCAAGTGTAGTAGAGTAGAAGAATtgatctttcatttttctttgcccTGATtccttaaggtataataatagaGAGGCATAGTCTTTTTCAATTACTATAAAAACTTTAGGGTATTTAAATTAAAAGgctaggctggatgtggtggctcatgcctgtaatcccagccctttgggaggccgagacaggcggatcacctgaggtcaggagttcgagaccagcctggccaacatggtgaaacctcgtcttcactaaaaatagaagaaattagccaggtgtggtagcgtgcgcctgcagtcccagctactcgggaggctgaggcaggagaattgcttgagcccaggaggcacaagttgcagtgagccgacattgcgccactgcactccagcctgggcaacagagcaagactctgtcccaaaaaaaaataaataaataaataataaaaataaattaaaaggctAATTATAACCGTTGGAACgactggttgttttgttttttttttttttggagacagtcttgctctattgcctaggctggagtgcagtggcacgatctcagcccactgcagcctccgcctcccgggttcaagtgattcttgtgcctcagcttcccaaatagctgggactacaggcatgtgccaccatgcccagctgatgttttgtatttttttagtagagagggggtttcgccatgttggcgaggctggtctcgaacttttggcctcaggtgattggcccacctcagcctcccaaagtgctgggattacagatatgagctaccacactcagcttgGAGAAactgtttgaaaaaaattttttaaacctgtCATCCCTATTATAGATTTTTTTAGTTCTAGGTTAAaaaattgggccgggtgcagtggctcacgcttgtaatcccagcactttgggggtgccgaggcgggtggatcacgaagtcaggagttcaagaccagcctggccaagatggtgaaaccccatctctgctaaaaatacaaaaattgctttAAAACCACACcaatggtggcaggtgcctgtaatctcagctactcgggaggctgaggcagggaattgcttgaacccgggaggtggaggttgcagtgagccgagatttcgccactgcactccagcctgggcaacagagcaaaactatgtctcaaaaatcaaacaaacaaaacaaaaaaattgataccTGCATCCTTTTCACAACTACACAGAGGTAGATTTTGCCACAGATAAACTTGATTTCCCACCCTCTAAATAAAAGCAGGAATGAAGATTGGATTTAGTTAAAAAACATCAAGGTAAAATTGTTGGGTTTTGTTTCTCCAAAAAATGGACCCAGAATCTGTAAAAGTAAAGTGcaaatttaattgaatttttttgttaaaaatgttacttttagGTCTCCGGATTGGCTCTTTTTTAGACTGTCATGGTCACTCTGACTTCACAATTGGAGCATAGTTTGTGTCTGTCACATAGCTTAATGTCACCATGTATATTTGAAAGCCAAGACATCTATAATCTTTTAATCTAAATTATAGGGAACTATGCATTTGAGATATAAATTATGGCAGAAATCTGTGTCTCTGTTCAAAGCACAGTTAGCATTGTGGCCCCTAACATCTAACAAGAGTATTTAAATCTCTGAAAACAATGGGATGGCAAAATGCTTTTAGAGATTTAGTGCCATTTTGGGTATCTGCTGACTCTATTGGTGATAGTGGATGCTGCCTGTCTCCTAGCAGTTGGAGGTATAAAGCCTGAGCACTTTTGTTTCTGCTAGAAACTGGAGTGATAGGACTCTTTGACATTGGGCAAAAGGAATTTGACTAAAGTGATATTGCTGCACTAACCCGCTCCCCTCTCAGGGTCAGTGCATGGCACTGTTCTGGCTGCCGTCCTGAATAGGGCTATTTCCAACAGGATGGTGGAGCACAAGGCATCCTCTTGCATAGCTGCATCCAGAACAAGGCCTGTTAAAGAGAGAGCAACTTGCTGATTGCAGAGGGGGGATTTGTTCTCGGCAGTTCTTAAGAGTAATGAGAAGCCCCTGTTCTTTGTATCTGTACTGACTgcgttttcctttttttttttttttttttttttgagatggagtctcacactgttgcccagacaggagtgcagtggtgtgatctccactcactgcaacctccacctcccaggttcaagcaattctcctgcctcagcttcccgtgcATTTTCTTTTGGCTACAATTTGGAAAGCACTGACTTGATCTCCAGGAGAGTCTTGTGCAACCTGGGACTAAATAATGCCAGGAATACTCCTTTTCTTTAACTGCTTTTAAAGACTTCAGATGCTTTCATCAGTAAGGGTCCGTGGGTTTGGTGGTTCACAATCCCTGGGCAAAGATTGTTTTCTTCTCTTAGCTGTTCCTCAGTGCTGGTCATTTCCTGGAAGCCGAAATGGATGTGGCCCATTTATGTGGGTTCCTAGAGGTCTCTAGGCAAATGCTGCATTTTTCTAACTAGTAGTTAATCCCTATAAAGAATTGTAAGTTACATGGCAGGATGAAATGCCAGTCATTTCATTACATGTCAAGACACTGTCCCTAAGAAACCAGTACTGTTTCAAGATCTAATTCTTGTTGTTGAGAAACCTTGGTCAGGTAGCTTTCCACAGTAGccttgggggggtggggggtgggctgAGTTGAAATCTGGAAGGTCTTATAACTCCCAGAGATACTAGAGATGAAGCAGATGACAAGCCAGGTATGGTTTGTGTACCCATCATTGGAGCCTTCTGGTGACATCTGCAAAAATAGCTGGAGGAAACAAGATGGATGGACGATTGATGTGGTTTTTAAGCAGCAGTAAATAGGCCTTAATCCTTAGTCAATCAGTGAGAGATGGGCAAGATGCCTTCCAAATCTGGCTTAACTGAGGTTTTGTTGGTTGATTTTGGAAGTATTGGCAGAATTTGAATCATTACAAGTAATAACAGTCTTAGCAGTGAGAAGTGGAAACTTTTCCAATTGTTGTGTAtaaggggaaaaaggaaagttGTGGAGACAGAACCAGGAGGGAGTCTGGTCTACTCCTGGCCTAAGTAGAAAGTATTGACTGGTCTCTGAGGAATCAAATTTTCTAGCTCTCATCTGTATTAAACTTCAACTACTGGcagggcgcaatggctcacgcctgtaatcccaacactttgggagaccaaggcgggcagatcacctgaggtcgggagtttgagaccagcctgaccaacatggagaaaccctgtctgtactaaaaatacaaaattagccaggcatggcagcgcatgcctgtaatcccggctactcgggaggctgaggcaggagaattgcttgaatccaggagatggaggttgcggtgagctgagattgcgccactgcactccagcctgggcaacaggagggaaactccatctcaaaaaaaaacaaaacaaaacaaaaaaaaacttcaactACTTTTTAAAGGAGGTTGCTGAAATAGGGTCACAggtgtgtgcgtctgtgtgtcTTATGACAACTAATTTACTTTCATTTaggggaggagaggaaaaagagTGTCAGTGAGTTAAAATAAATCTTCTTACATCTGTTCCCTCAAGGCAAAAGAATGCATGTGCAGTTGTCCACAAGCCGGCTTCGGACTGCCCCTGGTATGGGAGACCAGAGTGGCTGCTATCGGTGTGGGAAAGAAGGGCACTGGTCCAAAGAGTGCCCAGTAGATCGTACAGGTCGTGTGGCAGACTTTACTGAGCAGTATAATGAACAATATGGAGCAGTTCGCACACCTTACACCATGGGCTACGGGGAATCCATGTATTACAACGATGCATATGGAGCACTCGACTACTATAAGCGATACCGGGTCCGCTCTTATGAGGCAGTAGCAGCGGCGGCAGCGGCTTCTGCATACAACTACGCAGAGCAGACCATGTCCCATCTGCCTCAAGTCCAAAGCACAACTGTGACCAGCCACCTCAACTCTACTTCTGTTGATCCCTACGACAGACACCTATTGCCAAACTCTGGCGCTGCTGCCACTTCAGCTGCTATGGCTGCTGCTGCGGCCACCACTTCCTCCTACTATGGAAGGGACAGGAGCCCACTGCGTCGTGCTGCAGCCATGCTCCCCACAGTTGGAGAGGGCTACGGTTATGGGCCAGAGAGTGAGTTATCTCAGGCTTCTGCAGCTACACGGAATTCTCTGTATGACATGGCCCGGTATGAACGGGAGCAGTATGTGGACCGAGCCCGGTACTCAGCCTTTTAAAAACTGGAGGTGAGAGATGGGTGGGAATGGTTAAAAGATTCCATTTAGTTCCCTTGAAAGAGACCCATGCTTCATAAAAGAGGCTAGAGCCACCTGTTTGCTCTCTGGACAGTATCCAAAAGGTGCAAATTACAAGTTAGTCTTCAATATTTCTCTAGCTTAGGCCACAAGTTCCATTTGGCCTGTCAAGGTATTAGTGTATGACTCCAACCAACTTGTTCCTTCTGAGAGAACAACAAATTCAATTTGTTAGAACATTCTTTAATCAGTTGTAAGCATATTTGGGTTACAGAAAAACATTTGAGAGATCTAACATTTGTTATGTGCCCTCTGTATATCATCTATACGATaagactgaaatattttattcttttacagaGAAGAgaactaaagctcagagaggttaagtacttTGCCCAAAGTCATTTGGTAAATGAAAGGTAGAATCAGAATTCAAACTCAGGCCTGTCTGATACCAAAACCCATGCTCTGCTCGCTCTACTACAGAAGTACTGTAGTGATAAGCTGAAGGGTACAGGTTCAGGGAGTAATGAATATCACAGTGAGAATTTTAACTATTACTTTAGGCTTACAGTTTGCTAATAAAACTGCTACTTGAAGGCagaggcagtggctcactcctgtaatcctaacactgggaggctgaggtgggaggatcacttgagcccaggagttcaagaccagcctaggcaacatagcaagaccctgtctctacaaagaaaattaaattagcagggtgtgatggggagcacctgtgatcccagctactcagaatgctgaggttggaaggatcgcttgagcccaggagtgaaaagaggctgcagtgagctatgatcacaccattgtattccagcctgggcaacagagtgagaccgtctctcctttaaaaaaaaaaaaacctacttctTGGGTCACTGTCCTTTGTCAAAGGAAACTTCTAATATACCTACATGCCAGAGGAAGtcctataaattttaaatgtttacttcCAAGACATTTACTTGAAAGTTGAATGTTTTGATGTTCTGTCCCATGGAGTCCTTATTAGTAATCTAGACCATCTTGTTCTATATGGGCACTTAAGCCCTGTTTCTTCATAGCCTGTTATGCTGTCATTTAGACCTGGATGCTTCCTGTTTCTTCCagcaatttttgttttgtgttttttgttgttgaagagAGGAACATTTAAGGAGTTAGATAAACTGGTAATTTTCAGATGTGTAGAAAATTGCATAGGTGGTGAAAGCCAACGCCATAGGCTCTGAAATTTTACTGTTTCCTACATCAGGAAATGTGTACCAAAAGTGCTAAAATGCCAAGAATAATTTTGAGTATCTAAAGATAGATAAATCTTTTCATCTGAGTGGAAATGGCATTATGACAACTTTATATTCTCATGGTTTTCCTTGTACCTTGAAATTGAGCATCACTTGAATTGGAGCCCCAGAAGCAAGGTTAAAGTGAGTTACTACTGAGTTTCTGGTGTTCCTAACTTATCCCTTTGGTATATACGTAGAAGATAACAAAGCAGCTCTgtacagtggctcgtgcctgtagtcccaactattcaggaagctgaggctggaggatcccttgagcccaggagtgagagACTGCAgttagccattgcactccagcctgggcaagagtggctcctctctctctttaaaaaaaaaaaaaaaaaaaaaaaaattaaaaagcaaagccATAGGAATTTGCTCTTTTATGTGAATTGAGAAGCAAATGTTATGAACCTGTAATAAGTTGTACCCTATATGCATGTCAGCAAGAATTGAGATCTCTTGAGACCACCATGCAGCTATGTGTGAAGCAAATGATCTTAAAATTTATAGTTTGccattaatttttacttttaatgcaGCTGGATCTAGCATGAGGTGGGATATGCTTCCGAAGTAAGCTGGTATAAATCTATCAGATAACCTGTCTCTCTTATGTttcaaagttaaatattaaattcataTATTGTGGTCTTCAAAAGGTATTGCtaggacattttaaaatgaattttgacTGCAAGCAGTGGTTGTTCAACTAACCTCTTTTTAGCGATGACTTTTAAAGAAACTTACCTTCCAGGTGTGAACCTCAAATGGACTGAATAACCCTGAGTTGGTTGCAGTCCCAGGAGCCTGATGTTAATGAGGCTGCCAGGATGAAATACTCCAGAACTGTTGGGGATCCAAATTCGGGTCTCACCCTAGCAGAACTGATCCAAGAACGTCACAACTTTTGAAGTCGATTGGCACAGATCAAGACCAAGATTTGGCCCTTTGTCTGTAATAAGTAGAGGAACTTGGTgtgagttaactttttttttcccccagccaTTGGTGTCTGGAGTTCCCATCATCAATAGAAGGATTAGAGAATTCTAGGGatgatttcttcttttgatttgGCAAGGGAGATTTGGTCAATTAGGGGAACTACTGGAACTGTGGCTCTCACTCTGTGACAGTGTGACATGTAGGTGTGTTGGAATTGGGTGAATGACTGGCTGCTCCTTGATATCCTACCCCTTGTGACCATCATTTCTGAAAGCTTGTTTACTGTGAAAGATTAAAACGAAACACATTTAGAATAGTGTAATTCGCCATATATGACATCTCAGCATCTTCTGCTTTTCCTGGACCCCAAACTTAGATTGCAGTTCTTGAAAATGTATGTATGCCCTTTGTTACAGCAACAGTTACAGTTTGTTACAGCCTTCTGTCACAGGGGTTTTCTTGCCTAAAAGATGGATAAGAAAGATGTATTTATCACCAACACATTCTTCAGCTAGATTGCATCTTGTCCTATATATATAGCCATAAGTAGATTCCTATATATATAGCTATTGATAGACTCCTAGGTAATTACATGGGATATGAGTTAGATCCAGTCtgacttggttttgttttgttctttttttccccccccggAATACAGGACGGGACCCAGGGCGCTTGTACTCGgagccaggctgctctccagGCATTGTGTAAGCCTCTTGTGTTGTGCTCTCTTTCAGGTAGGATAATTGCGGACTGAACCCTCGGGCTGCGGTCATATATGAGAACTTGCTCCGCGCGGTCCCCTTTGCCGGGATGTTTCCATTGCTTCATGTTTCAGTAAACAAAAGGAGTTTGTGACCaactatgttttctttcttaattcttCTAAGTtgacttttctttcctcctgAAACTAGTCTCTGTAGCCTTTCACTCTGTTCCTTATATTCTCAGCCTCTGAGCAGCCCTAGGTAAGGATTATGCTGGCATCCCCTTTTTCCTGTGCAGTGGAACCCCTCTTATCTTGCTTTCCCTAGGAATTGAATCCTCCCTGCCTACCTGCAGCATCTCCTTTCCCTTTAAAATGACCATGTAGTGGCAAGCAGCCTTTTACTCTTCTGTTAGCTCTGGACTCTTAACACTGAAGTTACTCTTCTGAAATTGCTAGGACCATTgggggttttgttgttttgtttttttatgtccAACCTGTGATCGTGGTACAGCATTAGCTGAAATTTACCCTTGTTTTACTCcactcctccctttttttttttaaattttttgacaaaTAAACGTTTCTAACActtaaatatctttttatgtttgtgtctttttattctctcctaGTTCTTAAGCTACAAAGTTCAAACTAATAGATGTCAGAAATTTAGATATAGAAGGAAGGATTtaagcccaggcatggtggctcacacctgtaatcttagcacttcgggaggttgaggtgggcaggtcacttaagCCCGctgaagtttaagaccagcctgagcaacatgtcgaaaccctgtctctaccaaaaataaaaaattagttggccggctgggcgtggtggctcacgcctgtaatccccagcactttgcgaggccaaggtgggtggatcacctgaggtcaggtagaccagcctgaccaatatcatgaaaccccatctctactaaaatataaaaattagctgggcgtggtgacaggcacctgtaatcccagctactcaggaggctgaggcaggagaatcacttgaacccaggaggcagaggttgcagttagccaagactgcgccattgcactccagcctgggcaacaagagcgaaactccatctcaaaagaaacaaaaacaacaaaattagttggccaggtgcaatagctcacgcctgtaatctcagcactttggccaagagaccgaggcaggcagatcacctgaggtcaggagtttcagaccagcctggccaacatggcaaaaccctgtccctactaaaaatacaaaaattagccaggcatggtggcgagtgcctgtagtcccagctacttgggaggctgaaggaggagaattgcttgaacccagaaggcagaggttgcagggaaccgagatggcaccactgtactcccatctcaaaaaaaaaaaaaaaaaaaattagctgggcttggtggtgcatgcctgtaatctcagctactcaagagggtgaAGTAGGAgactcttgagcccagaaggttgaggctgcagtgagctgtgatcatgccactgcactccattctgggcaacaggaggccctgtctccaaaacaacaaaaaaggatttAGGTTAGTGCTGTGGCTTCAGTAATAGGTGGTGGGAAGTTAGCCAGATTCTTGAGACATTGCTAAATTTGCTACAGCTGGTGGTGAGGCTACTTTTCTCTAAATAACCAGAGCTGCTCTGAAACCAGTTTAAAGGCTAACAGACTCAGATTAGTAGTGCTAAGAGTAAGCCCTGCATCAGAAAAAGGCTGAGCCAGATTCTCTCCAAGGACCTATCACATTAACTAAATTTGACTTCATAGTTTTCtggctcatatttttaaaaaaaaaccatatatatatatatatatatatatatatatatatatatatatatatacacatttttgccTAGTTACCACCCCTCTCCAgtgtttctccttttttaatttttaaaaaataattaggccaggcacggtggctcatgcctgtaatcccagcactttgggagtccaaggcaggcgaatcacgaggtcaggagatcgactaaaatacaaaaaattagctaggtgtggtggcgggcgcctgtagtcccagctactcgggaggctgaggcaggagaatggcatgaaccaaggaggcagagcatgcactgagccgagatcatgccactgcactccagcctgggcaacagagcgagactccatctcaaaaaaataaaaaattaaattcacttATGAGCTATTAAAAGAGGTCTCTCTTCCCAAGGTGCTAATATTCTGCTAGGATTAGGCTTTagctaaaatattcataaatagtACTTTGAGCAGAAAAGCAAATCACATATTAATGATTAGCAGTGACATTTTGCAGTAAAGTATGTCTTCTAGATTATGGACATCTTATTTATCTTGTTTAGATCCCCATAGAACACATTTAATGATGGACTCAACCCTACTTAAGCTTTATTGTACTTTATATGGAAATGTTGATGTGTAAATTCTGACTACATGTGAAATTTTACCTACAATAATATAGCATTTACCTCACATATTTTATACTTAATCTTGACAGGTGAAGCAAAAAATTTCCCTTATTTCTTAGGGGAATGGTCTGACAAATCTACAGAAGTTAACCTGTCCATGCACACATTCCAACCAGTGATGTACATAAGGCTCATGTTAGCGTCAGTATTCCCCAGGGAAGCAAGACTGTCTCTGTTTTACAAAAGGCAAAATAAGGCAAAGATGCTGGGATTTTCTTGTGATCTGCAAGGCACTATGCAGAGCCAAGAAGAAAAATTTGCAGGTTTTGCTGGCCTCAGCAAAATCTCTGGTGGTTCTGTGCTAGGTTTCAACCAATTTAGCATAGGAAGTTTAACATATGCAGGGTgcgtgactcacacctgtaatcctagcattttgggaggctgaggcaggtggattgcctgagctcaagagtttgagaccagcctgggcaacatggcgaaaccccatctctactaaaaatacaaaacattagccgggcatggtggtgtgcacctgtaatcccagctactggggaggctgaggcacaagaatcacttgaacccaggaggcagaggttacagtgagccaagatcatgccagtgcactccagcctgggtgacagagtgagactctgtctctaaataaataaataaatgtatcttgATTTCTATGTCATTggcagaacaagaaaaaaaaatttctgcaaaAGAGTTCTATATCATCACTGCCCAATAACACTCCTGGCAGTGACGGAAGTATTCCATATCTGTGCTGTCCAGTTTGTGGCTACTGTGGTTACTGAGTACCTGAAATGTGGTTTATTCCACTGAGAAACtgagttttttatttaattataattagctacatgtagctagtggctactcTATTGGACAGCAGTTTAGATAGTCAAATAAGCTGCTCATAGGTGGAGAAAAAGCCCTGCAGAattgcataatttttattttaggaaaccTTTCACCCCAAAAGAGTACTGTTGAGTAGgacaaatgtatttttctgttttgagatggagtctcgctctgtcaccgaggctggagtgcactggcatgatctcggctcactgcaacctctgcctcccaggttcaagcaattctcctgtctcaacctccccagtagctgggatcacagtcgcgcgccaccacgcctggtgaatttttgtatttttagtagagatggggtttcaccatattggtcaggctggtcttgaacacctggcctcaggtgatccacccacctcggcctcccaaagtgctgggattacaggcgtgagccaccacacctggccaatgttTTTATTCCTAAACCTTACGTCTTATATGATAAATTGCATATTGTGAATACAAAATTCCTTTAGTTCACCAAGACCAAGTTTCTCACTATAGACCATTTCAGAGTCCCATGAGGCCTCTCAACGCTAAaagctcctgaattcatttatcaactGTTTGAATTCGTACTGTGAGCTAGGATGTGGGAACATGGTAATGAATGAGGCATATGTGGTTTCTGTAGCCTCAGATCTACCCCCTTCCTGAGGTTTCCAGATATATAGTGAAGCTGGCGTGGCACAGAAAGACACTAGGCCCTCAGGGTACTCAAGGTGCTGTTAGAAACTTGTCCTAAGGGCAGAAAAAGGTTGGCTGCCTGCAAGATGGACCAGAAAAGGGAAGCAACTTGCCCGATTGGTTTCATAGCTTGTCAGGATTTTGCTTACAAACCTGGTCCTCAGGAAGTCACGTGGCCTAGAACATttgggaaaaggaaggaggggagaaatAAATATTCCTGGGAAGAGCTCTCAGTTTGTTGGAAGATCAATCTCGGCTTTCTTCAGACCAGAGCTAGGCTCTACTGCTGAGGAGAAATGAAATGCAAGAAATGATAGAATCAGCTCCAGGAACTTGCAAGGGAAGAATGAAAAATCTGACGAGATGAATTCAATCTGAAGTGCCTTAGGTTTGCAGGGCCTTTGAGAATCCAGGCCAAATTCAAACCGTGTATCTGTCACCCCTGCAAATCCACAAGAACCCAATGAGGTAGCATCACTGGCTCTCCCAGCAATTAAGGCTACTGAGATTTAGAaagtttaggccgggcacagccgagcgcagtggctcacgcctgtaatcccagcactatgggaggccgaggcgggcagatcacgaggtcaggagatcgagaccatcctggctaacacggtgaaaccccgcctctactaaaaatacaaaaaaaattagccgggtatggtggcacatgcctgtagtcccagctacttgggaggctgaggcagaagaatggcgtgaacccaggaggtggagcttgcagtgagctgagatcgcaccactgcacttcggcctgggcgacagagcaagactccatctcaaaaaaaagaaaaaaaaaaatttaggccaagcgcagtggcctacctacacctgtaatcccagcactttgggaggctgaggtagaaggatcacctgaggtctggagtttgagaccagcctggacaacatagcgaaaccctgtctctactaaaactacaaaaaaattaggcaggagcctgtaattccagctattcagtaggctgaagtaggagaatcacttga is a window encoding:
- the LOC100437187 gene encoding RNA-binding protein 4B isoform X1; amino-acid sequence: MVKLFIGNLPREATEQEIRSLFEQYGKVLECDIIKNYGFVHIEDKTAAEDAIRNLHHYKLHGVNINVEASKNKSKASTKLHVGNISPTCTNQELRAKFEEYGPVIECDIVKDYAFVHMERAEDAVEAIRGLDNTEFQGKRMHVQLSTSRLRTAPGMGDQSGCYRCGKEGHWSKECPVDRTGRVADFTEQYNEQYGAVRTPYTMGYGESMYYNDAYGALDYYKRYRVRSYEAVAAAAAASAYNYAEQTMSHLPQVQSTTVTSHLNSTSVDPYDRHLLPNSGAAATSAAMAAAAATTSSYYGRDRSPLRRAAAMLPTVGEGYGYGPESELSQASAATRNSLYDMARYEREQYVDRARYSAF